The Echinicola rosea genome has a segment encoding these proteins:
- the dnaA gene encoding chromosomal replication initiator protein DnaA, whose product MNSEAKAVWDECLRIIQEHVNEQSFSTWFKPINPVRLDGSVLTIQVPSQFFYEWLEDNYVQVLKLAIKNILGPNGKLEYAVVVDRGNSQNQPYVVSYPQGNINPNKKKNEKQVKEERRSPFEMQSLDAQALLNSNLNPNYSFNSYIEGDCNRLARSAGYAVATKPGVTSFNPLMIYGGVGLGKTHLIQAIGNEIKNGPEDKFVLYVSSEKFVNQFMDSIKDGNVKSFTNFYMQVDVLIIDDIQFLAGKDRTQEMFFHIFNHLHQSKKQIIMTSDCPPRDLKGLEERLLSRFKWGLTADLHMPDFETRVAIIKRKMQTEGIYIPDDVIEYLAYTVDTNIRELEGVLISLIAHASLNRVEIDLGLAKTIMKNIVKDIETEVGIDFIQKTVSDYYGIKLDDLKAKTRKKEIVVARQVAMYFSKEFTNHSLKSIGYHFGGRDHSTVIHAVQTVNDLMETDTSFRNAINEQRKKFKMRSY is encoded by the coding sequence ATGAATTCAGAGGCCAAAGCAGTATGGGACGAGTGTTTGCGTATCATCCAAGAACACGTAAACGAACAAAGCTTTTCCACTTGGTTTAAACCCATAAACCCGGTGAGATTGGACGGTTCTGTACTTACCATTCAGGTACCCAGCCAATTTTTCTATGAGTGGCTGGAGGATAATTATGTACAGGTGTTAAAGCTTGCCATCAAAAATATCCTAGGCCCAAATGGCAAGCTGGAATACGCTGTGGTAGTGGACAGGGGAAACTCCCAAAACCAACCTTACGTGGTCAGCTATCCACAAGGCAATATCAATCCTAACAAGAAGAAAAACGAAAAACAGGTAAAGGAAGAGCGGAGAAGTCCTTTTGAAATGCAATCACTGGACGCCCAAGCGCTCCTAAACTCTAACCTTAACCCGAACTACTCCTTCAACTCTTACATCGAAGGAGACTGTAACCGTTTGGCGCGCTCTGCTGGCTATGCCGTAGCCACCAAGCCCGGAGTGACCTCCTTCAACCCGCTAATGATCTATGGCGGTGTCGGACTTGGCAAAACGCATTTGATCCAAGCTATTGGCAACGAAATCAAAAATGGACCCGAGGACAAATTTGTGCTCTATGTCTCTTCTGAAAAGTTCGTCAATCAGTTCATGGATTCCATAAAGGATGGAAATGTAAAGAGCTTTACCAATTTTTACATGCAGGTGGACGTATTGATCATCGATGACATCCAGTTTTTGGCGGGCAAGGACAGGACACAGGAAATGTTCTTCCATATCTTCAACCACCTCCACCAAAGCAAAAAGCAGATCATCATGACTTCAGACTGTCCGCCTAGGGACCTCAAAGGTCTTGAGGAGCGATTGCTTTCCCGTTTTAAATGGGGACTGACAGCGGATCTGCATATGCCGGATTTTGAAACCAGGGTGGCCATTATCAAAAGGAAGATGCAGACAGAGGGCATTTATATCCCTGATGATGTCATCGAATACTTGGCCTACACCGTGGACACCAATATCCGTGAACTGGAAGGCGTATTGATCTCGTTGATTGCCCACGCCTCGCTTAACCGGGTAGAAATTGACTTGGGACTGGCAAAGACGATCATGAAAAACATCGTCAAGGACATTGAAACAGAGGTAGGTATTGACTTTATCCAAAAAACGGTATCGGACTATTACGGCATCAAGCTAGATGACCTAAAAGCCAAAACCCGTAAAAAGGAAATTGTGGTGGCAAGGCAAGTAGCCATGTACTTTTCCAAAGAATTTACCAACCACTCCCTAAAGTCAATTGGCTATCATTTTGGAGGACGGGACCACAGTACGGTCATCCACGCTGTCCAGACGGTCAATGACCTGATGGAAACGGATACTTCCTTTCGAAACGCCATCAATGAGCAGCGTAAAAAATTTAAAATGAGGTCTTACTAA
- a CDS encoding DUF3298 and DUF4163 domain-containing protein, with amino-acid sequence MVKYFLMIGLAILVSCNDKSNGRHKEDDLAYSQASVQRQACVGKDSACAEVKINYPRFSGDDQQLTTWLNLHVKEQLLMYLQWGEASPQTDSVEVAAEMFLGEYKEMAHDFPETSLSWFLNTAGEVVFESSKVMSLMFTNSSFTGGAHPNYSVLFMNIDLEGLRLLKNEDLVLNESALLEKARIAFREFHEVDAQVSLKEDGRFFLDDGEFFLPVAMGYEGDEFVMVYNSYEIGPYSLGLTELRFPLKEVDGLVWSPMKKKGLTH; translated from the coding sequence ATGGTTAAGTATTTTCTGATGATCGGACTAGCGATCCTTGTAAGCTGCAATGACAAAAGTAATGGACGCCATAAAGAGGATGACCTTGCCTACAGCCAAGCTAGTGTCCAACGCCAAGCATGCGTAGGTAAGGACAGTGCCTGCGCGGAAGTAAAGATAAACTACCCGCGGTTTTCAGGGGATGACCAGCAATTGACAACTTGGCTTAATCTTCATGTGAAAGAGCAGTTGTTGATGTATCTGCAGTGGGGTGAAGCCTCACCCCAAACCGATAGTGTGGAGGTAGCCGCGGAGATGTTTTTGGGGGAGTATAAAGAAATGGCGCATGATTTTCCAGAAACATCCCTGTCTTGGTTTTTGAATACAGCAGGAGAGGTGGTTTTTGAAAGCAGCAAAGTGATGTCCTTGATGTTCACCAATAGCAGTTTTACGGGAGGTGCACATCCCAATTATTCGGTTTTGTTCATGAACATTGACCTTGAAGGACTTCGTCTGCTGAAAAATGAAGATCTGGTGTTGAATGAATCAGCACTGCTGGAAAAAGCGAGAATAGCGTTCAGGGAATTCCATGAAGTGGATGCTCAAGTGAGCTTAAAAGAAGACGGTAGGTTTTTTCTTGATGATGGGGAGTTTTTTTTACCTGTAGCAATGGGGTATGAGGGCGATGAATTCGTTATGGTGTACAATAGTTATGAAATAGGCCCTTACTCCTTGGGCTTGACCGAGCTACGTTTCCCATTGAAGGAAGTGGATGGGCTGGTTTGGTCGCCCATGAAAAAGAAAGGTCTTACCCATTAG
- the meaB gene encoding methylmalonyl Co-A mutase-associated GTPase MeaB, which translates to MSKNERNRWKAVDYADGVLSGDLAMLSRAITLVESRLESDRAIADQVINMLISHTGRSKRIGITGAPGVGKSTFIEQLGKEVIKKGLRLAVLSVDPSSAKSGGSILGDKTRMEQLSKTEKAFIRPSPGSGHQGGVSAFTREAMLLCEAAGYEVVIVETIGVGQSEVQVKEMVDFFMLLVQPESGDELQGVKRGIMEMVDAIVVNKADRSNLEKAKQTQKELEGALHLLHQEAIHGQGKVMLASSLEGSGFGDIWKVTEDYFTTIQQSGFLEQNRLNQRTYWFYAHVQRILEQKFYHNPAVKEQMAKAVAEVKQAEASPANVARKLVEEFFKKLSSKSS; encoded by the coding sequence ATGTCTAAAAATGAACGAAATAGGTGGAAGGCAGTTGATTATGCGGATGGGGTCTTGTCCGGTGACCTTGCCATGCTCAGTAGGGCGATTACCTTGGTAGAAAGCAGGTTAGAGTCAGATCGAGCAATAGCCGACCAAGTCATCAACATGCTAATTTCCCATACAGGTAGATCCAAGCGGATTGGGATAACTGGAGCACCAGGAGTCGGCAAGAGCACTTTTATAGAGCAGCTTGGCAAAGAGGTAATAAAAAAAGGGCTTCGACTGGCCGTATTGAGTGTGGATCCTTCCAGTGCCAAGTCAGGAGGAAGTATCTTGGGGGACAAGACCCGAATGGAGCAGCTTTCCAAAACTGAAAAGGCCTTTATCCGCCCCTCTCCAGGAAGTGGCCATCAAGGAGGGGTTTCGGCTTTTACCAGGGAGGCAATGCTGCTATGCGAAGCGGCTGGCTATGAGGTGGTCATTGTAGAGACCATTGGCGTGGGGCAGTCTGAAGTGCAGGTGAAGGAAATGGTGGATTTTTTTATGCTATTGGTGCAGCCGGAATCCGGCGATGAGCTTCAAGGAGTAAAGAGAGGGATTATGGAAATGGTGGATGCCATTGTCGTCAATAAAGCTGACCGTTCTAACTTGGAGAAGGCCAAGCAAACACAAAAAGAACTGGAGGGTGCCCTTCATCTTTTACACCAAGAAGCAATCCATGGCCAGGGTAAGGTGATGTTGGCGTCCAGTTTGGAGGGAAGTGGTTTTGGTGATATATGGAAAGTCACGGAAGACTATTTTACCACTATTCAGCAATCAGGATTTTTAGAGCAAAACCGGCTGAACCAGCGCACCTATTGGTTTTATGCCCATGTCCAACGGATTTTGGAGCAGAAATTTTATCATAATCCAGCGGTAAAGGAACAAATGGCAAAGGCCGTAGCTGAAGTGAAGCAGGCAGAAGCTTCGCCGGCCAATGTGGCAAGGAAATTGGTAGAGGAGTTCTTTAAGAAACTATCATCAAAAAGCAGTTAA